One Candidatus Thermoplasmatota archaeon genomic region harbors:
- the psmB gene encoding archaeal proteasome endopeptidase complex subunit beta: MTSEDVKKTGTTTLGMVCKDGVVIATEKRATMGTLIAHKATKKLYKIDNHMALATAGLVGDLQVLARYLSAEANLYRLKRETNMPIGSAATLMSNILNQRKFYPYYVQLIIGGYDNTGGHIYSLDAAGGAIPDKYTAGGSGSPYVFGVMEDLYRDDITTNEGVDIAIRAITAAMNRDSASGGMIDIAVITKDGYREIPEEEVKKRMEKIAK, translated from the coding sequence ATGACATCAGAAGATGTTAAGAAAACAGGAACAACAACCCTAGGCATGGTATGCAAAGATGGGGTAGTAATAGCAACAGAAAAAAGGGCTACAATGGGTACTTTAATAGCCCATAAAGCAACCAAGAAACTGTACAAGATTGATAACCATATGGCTTTAGCTACAGCTGGTCTCGTTGGTGATTTACAGGTTCTTGCCCGTTATCTCAGCGCAGAAGCTAATCTATATAGACTTAAAAGAGAGACTAATATGCCTATTGGTAGCGCAGCTACACTTATGTCAAACATACTTAATCAGAGGAAATTTTACCCATATTATGTTCAGTTGATAATTGGTGGATATGATAACACCGGCGGCCATATTTATTCACTTGATGCCGCTGGTGGGGCTATACCTGATAAATACACAGCTGGTGGCTCTGGTTCGCCCTATGTATTTGGAGTAATGGAAGACCTTTACAGAGATGATATAACTACTAACGAAGGCGTGGATATAGCTATAAGAGCTATAACCGCAGCAATGAACAGGGACTCTGCCTCAGGTGGCATGATAGATATAGCGGTTATAACAAAGGATGGATATAGGGAGATACCCGAGGAAGAAGTTAAAAAACGTATGGAAAAAATAGCTAAATAA
- a CDS encoding beta-CASP ribonuclease aCPSF1, which translates to MTVDDVLREIKAKVRTVIPPSIDVSDVEFEGALVVIYTKHPNKFAAKDDLVKQLAKMLQKRIVVRPDPSVLTDTETAEKMIKNLIPKDAEITNIYFQPETGEVTIEVLKPGVAIGKQGLLLNEIRKKINWSPNIVRTPPIQSKTVQEIRGYIRSMSEERKEILRKVGRRLHRGVSQGEKFIRIVALGGFREVGRSCSMLHTQDSKILIDCGVDVSSDKNGSPYIHLPEVLPLETIDAVVITHAHLDHSGLLPLLYKYGYDGPIYCTPPTRDLMTLLQMDYLKVAVADAKSVPYSAEHIRNVIKHCIAINYGDTTDITPDVRLTFHNAGHILGSSIAHFHIGEGLYNIAFTGDIKYEKTWLFNPAINRFPRLEAIVIESTYGGREDFQPSRLEATERLKDIIQRCLKKKGKLLVPVFAVGRSQEVMIVLEDLMKNKEIPKVPVYLDGMIWEATAIHTAYPEYLNNKLRTQIFQQGENPLISDIFQRVDSQDMRQEVLGDLDPCIVLATSGMMNGGPVMEYFKEWAQDEKNMIAFVGYQAEGTLGRRIQKGWSDIPLNIGGNIVNIQMKMGVETCDGFSGHSDRRQLINYLNNISPRPERIIFCHGEETKCIDLSSTIHKKMNVNTAAPMNLETIRFK; encoded by the coding sequence ATGACTGTAGATGATGTTCTAAGAGAAATCAAAGCAAAAGTAAGAACCGTTATACCACCTAGTATCGATGTGTCTGATGTCGAGTTCGAGGGTGCACTTGTTGTTATCTATACGAAGCATCCTAATAAATTTGCTGCTAAAGATGATCTTGTTAAACAACTAGCTAAGATGCTGCAGAAACGCATTGTTGTAAGACCTGATCCATCTGTACTAACTGATACTGAAACAGCAGAAAAGATGATTAAAAACTTAATACCGAAGGATGCTGAGATAACAAACATTTATTTCCAGCCTGAGACAGGTGAAGTCACAATAGAGGTTTTGAAACCCGGTGTAGCAATTGGTAAACAGGGTTTGTTACTCAATGAGATAAGAAAGAAAATCAACTGGTCTCCAAATATTGTTAGAACACCACCTATTCAATCCAAGACTGTACAGGAAATACGTGGTTATATAAGGTCTATGAGCGAAGAGCGCAAAGAGATACTCCGTAAAGTGGGCAGACGATTACATAGAGGTGTTTCCCAAGGGGAAAAATTCATCCGTATTGTCGCCCTTGGTGGTTTCCGCGAGGTTGGCAGATCCTGTAGCATGCTTCATACCCAGGATAGTAAAATTTTGATTGATTGCGGCGTTGATGTATCATCTGACAAGAATGGTTCGCCTTATATTCATTTGCCCGAGGTTTTACCGCTTGAAACCATTGATGCTGTTGTTATAACACATGCGCATCTTGATCATTCTGGTCTTCTGCCATTGTTATACAAATATGGGTATGATGGACCCATTTATTGTACACCGCCAACCAGAGACCTCATGACATTGTTGCAGATGGATTACCTAAAGGTCGCGGTTGCTGATGCAAAAAGCGTACCATATTCAGCTGAGCATATAAGAAACGTAATAAAACACTGTATAGCCATTAACTACGGTGACACCACTGATATAACACCTGATGTTAGACTCACATTCCACAACGCAGGTCATATCCTTGGCTCATCTATAGCACATTTCCACATCGGCGAAGGACTATACAATATTGCGTTCACAGGGGACATAAAATATGAGAAAACATGGTTGTTTAACCCTGCTATCAACAGGTTCCCACGTCTTGAAGCCATAGTTATAGAGTCAACATATGGTGGCAGAGAGGATTTCCAGCCTAGCAGACTGGAAGCAACTGAACGTTTAAAAGACATAATACAGAGATGCCTTAAGAAAAAAGGTAAGCTACTGGTACCTGTTTTTGCGGTGGGAAGAAGTCAAGAGGTTATGATTGTTCTTGAAGATCTAATGAAAAACAAAGAGATACCAAAGGTTCCAGTTTACCTTGATGGTATGATCTGGGAGGCTACAGCTATTCACACAGCCTACCCTGAGTACCTAAACAACAAGCTTAGGACACAGATATTCCAACAAGGTGAAAACCCGCTTATATCAGATATTTTCCAGCGTGTCGATAGTCAGGATATGAGACAAGAAGTACTTGGTGATCTTGATCCTTGTATTGTGCTTGCAACCAGTGGCATGATGAACGGTGGACCTGTTATGGAATATTTCAAAGAATGGGCACAAGATGAAAAAAATATGATAGCCTTCGTAGGGTACCAGGCTGAGGGCACTCTTGGTAGAAGAATACAGAAAGGATGGAGTGACATACCACTAAACATTGGTGGAAACATAGTTAACATACAGATGAAAATGGGTGTCGAAACCTGCGACGGCTTCTCAGGACATAGCGATAGGAGACAGCTAATAAACTATTTGAATAACATATCCCCACGCCCAGAGAGAATTATTTTCTGCCACGGGGAAGAAACCAAATGCATAGACCTCTCTTCGACCATACACAAAAAAATGAATGTTAACACCGCTGCACCGATGAACCTTGAGACTATAAGATTCAAATAA
- a CDS encoding KH domain-containing protein, with product MRYLKIPVERVGVLIGHNGETKKHLEDVSNVKIDVDSHEGEVTIDEKNAKDPLLVLKIEVIIRAIGRGFSPQHAMKLFSDDFDFFVFDIYDYVGKKESHVKRLKSRVIGRGGKTKHVLEEITESNISIYGHTISVIADIENMDIIKKAVDMLLTGSRHSTVYRFVEGSMKKLRLERRLGF from the coding sequence ATGAGATATCTAAAAATACCGGTTGAAAGAGTAGGTGTTTTAATAGGGCATAACGGCGAGACAAAGAAGCATCTTGAGGATGTCTCAAATGTTAAGATAGATGTTGATTCTCATGAAGGCGAAGTAACCATCGACGAAAAAAATGCTAAAGATCCTTTATTAGTCTTAAAAATCGAAGTTATAATCAGGGCTATCGGTAGGGGTTTTTCTCCGCAGCATGCTATGAAGTTGTTTAGTGATGATTTTGATTTTTTTGTTTTTGATATATATGATTATGTTGGTAAGAAAGAATCCCATGTAAAGAGGCTAAAAAGCAGGGTTATAGGAAGAGGAGGCAAAACAAAGCATGTTTTAGAGGAGATAACTGAATCTAACATATCTATTTATGGTCATACTATCTCTGTTATAGCTGATATTGAGAATATGGATATAATAAAAAAAGCGGTGGATATGCTTTTAACTGGTAGTAGGCATTCAACTGTTTATAGATTCGTCGAAGGTAGTATGAAAAAACTTAGGCTTGAAAGAAGACTCGGGTTTTGA
- a CDS encoding serine protein kinase RIO, with translation MSSERFLDEKWLKKLDREMQVLFDREGTDRKTLDEVFDKPTLDMLGKLISDGVIDILDFPISTGKEGNVFRGVTPDKKFVALKIYRTSTSTFKHMSNYIIGDPRFKAAIKNRREVVYEWAKKEYKNLEILHEIGVRAPVPIKRIRNILVMEYIGDSSMPAPMLKDAVLINPKKIFDILIDYIFKMYRKAALIHGDLSMFNVLMHKNRPYIIDVGQGVLKEHPLACDFLKRDIHNVVHYFKKYGITANEEEIYDKIIKC, from the coding sequence ATGTCTTCTGAGCGTTTTTTAGATGAGAAATGGCTAAAAAAACTTGATAGGGAAATGCAAGTTCTTTTTGATAGAGAAGGTACTGATAGGAAAACACTTGACGAGGTTTTTGATAAACCCACTCTCGACATGTTGGGTAAGTTGATTTCTGATGGAGTTATTGATATACTGGATTTTCCTATATCTACTGGCAAAGAGGGTAACGTCTTCCGTGGTGTTACACCTGACAAAAAATTTGTTGCATTGAAGATATATCGTACATCAACTTCTACTTTTAAGCATATGTCTAATTATATAATAGGTGATCCTCGTTTTAAGGCTGCTATTAAGAACAGAAGAGAAGTTGTTTATGAATGGGCTAAGAAGGAATACAAAAACCTTGAGATCTTGCACGAAATTGGTGTAAGAGCACCCGTACCGATTAAAAGGATAAGAAATATTTTAGTCATGGAATATATTGGTGATTCTAGTATGCCAGCTCCTATGCTAAAAGACGCAGTTCTTATAAACCCTAAAAAAATATTTGATATCTTGATCGATTATATTTTTAAAATGTACAGAAAAGCGGCTCTGATACATGGTGATTTGAGTATGTTTAATGTACTTATGCATAAAAACCGCCCATATATTATAGATGTTGGGCAGGGTGTACTAAAAGAACACCCACTTGCGTGTGATTTCTTAAAAAGAGACATACATAACGTTGTCCATTATTTCAAAAAGTATGGTATCACAGCAAACGAAGAAGAGATATATGACAAAATTATAAAATGTTAA
- the eif1A gene encoding translation initiation factor eIF-1A, with amino-acid sequence MPVYEEDETNEKGEQEGEYIRLPLPDKNKNEMFAIADRLMGGSRINVICADGKSRMARIPGRLKRKQRVRAGDLVIIKPWDIQDEKADIVFRYRRTQAVSLSRRGLLPEEINVF; translated from the coding sequence ATACCTGTGTATGAAGAAGATGAAACAAATGAAAAAGGAGAACAAGAAGGAGAATACATAAGATTGCCTTTACCTGATAAAAACAAAAACGAAATGTTTGCTATAGCTGATAGACTAATGGGTGGATCCAGGATTAACGTTATCTGCGCGGATGGTAAATCGAGGATGGCTCGTATACCTGGTAGACTTAAACGTAAACAGAGAGTCAGAGCAGGTGATCTTGTTATTATCAAACCCTGGGATATACAGGATGAGAAAGCAGATATAGTTTTTAGGTATAGACGAACACAGGCTGTTTCTCTCAGCAGACGTGGTTTGTTACCAGAGGAGATAAATGTCTTCTGA
- a CDS encoding HDIG domain-containing protein — MLSREEAVVLLKKYVKDEKLLKHSIAVEAILRAVAKKLVKDVELWGLTGLLHDLDYEYTQKEPEKHANLSAQILEDLLPEEATNAIRGHNYKHTDYLPTTVLDKSLIAADVVSGLIIATALVMPSKTLAEVKLETLIHKFNDTSFARGCSRAKIELILDAGIDVEAFLGLSLNALKGISDQLGF; from the coding sequence ATGTTAAGCAGAGAAGAAGCAGTTGTTTTGCTTAAAAAATATGTTAAAGACGAAAAACTGCTAAAACATTCTATAGCAGTTGAGGCTATATTAAGAGCTGTTGCCAAGAAACTTGTTAAAGACGTGGAATTGTGGGGTTTAACAGGTTTACTTCACGACCTTGACTATGAGTATACCCAAAAGGAACCAGAGAAACACGCTAATCTTTCTGCACAGATTCTAGAAGATTTACTCCCTGAAGAGGCTACAAATGCTATCAGAGGCCATAATTATAAACACACTGATTATCTTCCTACAACTGTTCTAGATAAATCTTTGATTGCTGCAGATGTGGTATCTGGGTTAATCATTGCTACAGCGCTTGTTATGCCTTCAAAAACTCTTGCGGAGGTTAAACTAGAAACCCTGATACATAAGTTTAATGATACATCTTTTGCGCGTGGATGCAGTCGAGCTAAAATTGAGCTTATTCTAGATGCTGGCATAGATGTAGAAGCCTTCTTGGGATTGAGTTTGAATGCATTGAAAGGAATCTCTGATCAACTAGGTTTCTAG
- a CDS encoding CBS domain-containing protein, with translation MLVEKIMTRNVVTIDCNETVLDACKKYKEMKVGCLVVMDGPILVGIVTERDIIERAILMEKDPKTTKIRDIMSSNLKTVHALAPIERAAEIMRENNIKKLPVILNNKIVGIVTVTDMSRALPTFSEKIDELVDFYIKSKKNVDNIMEEWAEIITSLRNYQQLMKTKKTELATQ, from the coding sequence TTGTTAGTTGAAAAAATCATGACCAGAAATGTAGTAACAATAGATTGCAACGAAACTGTTTTAGATGCATGTAAAAAATACAAAGAAATGAAAGTCGGCTGTCTAGTAGTAATGGATGGACCTATACTCGTTGGAATTGTAACAGAAAGAGACATTATAGAAAGGGCTATACTGATGGAAAAGGATCCAAAAACAACTAAAATTAGAGATATTATGTCATCAAATCTAAAAACGGTTCATGCATTAGCACCAATAGAGCGAGCAGCAGAAATAATGAGAGAAAACAACATAAAGAAACTGCCTGTTATTTTAAACAATAAGATAGTTGGGATTGTTACAGTTACTGACATGTCACGTGCATTACCTACTTTTTCTGAGAAGATAGATGAACTAGTAGATTTCTATATTAAGAGTAAAAAAAATGTTGATAATATCATGGAGGAATGGGCAGAGATTATCACTAGTTTGAGGAATTATCAACAATTAATGAAAACTAAAAAAACAGAGCTTGCTACACAATAA
- a CDS encoding signal recognition particle protein Srp54: MVLDNLGDSLRGTLKKIANAVYVDSRLIKEVVRDIQRALLQADVNVKLVLELSKKIEKRALEEKPPAGMSNREHVIHIVYDELVKLLGECREIPVKKQVIMMVGLYGQGKTTTCGKLAKYFKKKGLRPALIAGDVHRPAAYEQLKQIAEKVEVPFYGDKQEKDAVKVVKDGINKLQRACDVIIVDTSGRHKLEDDLIKEMKDIFKVIKPDEKLLVMDAAVGQQAGPQAKAFDDAIDITGIILTKLDGTAKGGGALSAAAEVGAPIVFIGTGEHASDFETFDPSRFISRLLGMGDIKSLLEKAEESLKGKDAEETARRLMSGKFTLHDMYDQMDMLSGMGPLNKIAEMLPGGLSGKIKDVDMNTTQNKLRKFRFIMDSMTDEEMNDPSIVHSSRIKRIARGAGVENKDVKELLRYYNMTKRMMKGFSSDRKLRKNLMKQLQFGK, from the coding sequence ATGGTGCTAGATAACTTAGGGGATTCCCTTAGAGGGACTCTAAAGAAGATTGCCAATGCGGTTTATGTTGATTCTAGACTTATAAAAGAGGTAGTTCGAGATATACAAAGAGCTCTTTTGCAAGCAGATGTTAATGTTAAACTTGTTTTAGAGTTATCAAAAAAAATTGAGAAACGAGCACTGGAAGAGAAGCCTCCTGCGGGTATGAGCAACAGAGAACATGTTATACATATTGTATATGATGAGCTTGTAAAACTTTTAGGTGAATGCAGAGAGATCCCGGTTAAAAAACAGGTTATTATGATGGTTGGCCTGTATGGTCAAGGTAAAACAACTACGTGTGGTAAACTTGCTAAATATTTCAAAAAGAAGGGGCTTAGACCTGCCTTGATTGCTGGTGATGTACATAGACCTGCAGCATACGAGCAGCTTAAACAAATCGCTGAGAAAGTGGAGGTACCTTTTTATGGTGATAAACAGGAAAAAGATGCTGTTAAGGTAGTTAAGGATGGTATAAATAAACTGCAGAGAGCTTGTGATGTTATAATAGTTGATACCTCTGGTAGACATAAACTTGAGGATGATTTGATAAAAGAGATGAAAGATATTTTTAAGGTTATCAAACCAGATGAGAAACTGCTTGTCATGGATGCTGCTGTTGGTCAGCAGGCTGGTCCACAGGCGAAAGCATTTGATGACGCCATAGACATCACCGGTATTATCCTTACTAAGCTGGATGGTACTGCTAAGGGTGGTGGTGCTCTTAGCGCTGCAGCTGAGGTTGGTGCACCAATTGTTTTTATTGGCACTGGTGAGCATGCTAGTGATTTTGAGACTTTTGATCCATCGCGTTTCATATCACGTTTACTTGGGATGGGTGATATTAAATCTTTGCTGGAAAAAGCAGAGGAAAGCCTCAAAGGAAAGGATGCTGAGGAGACTGCTCGGCGTTTGATGTCTGGTAAGTTCACCCTACATGACATGTATGATCAGATGGATATGCTTTCTGGTATGGGGCCTTTGAACAAGATAGCTGAGATGCTACCTGGTGGGCTTTCAGGTAAAATAAAAGATGTTGACATGAATACCACGCAGAATAAACTAAGAAAATTCAGGTTCATAATGGATTCTATGACTGATGAGGAGATGAATGATCCTAGTATTGTTCATTCTTCTAGAATTAAACGTATCGCCCGTGGTGCAGGTGTAGAAAACAAGGATGTGAAAGAGCTTTTGAGATACTATAATATGACTAAACGCATGATGAAAGGTTTTTCAAGTGATCGTAAACTTAGAAAGAACCTTATGAAACAGCTACAGTTTGGGAAATAA
- a CDS encoding glycerate kinase, which translates to MLFKNYDQIVRNGQTPELRRIRTDVLDIFTASLDAVDPYKVVKSRFDGKQIILDKEKIDLTGFKNIFLVGFGKASVGMANAVCDSLNVKKGVIITNDKKHKASSEYVTTFVGGHPTPNQDSLIGTEKVLEIIDGCDEDDLFIVLISGGGSSLLCKPKISLRDLQKTNDMLLKSGANIKEINTVRKHLSFVKGGQLVKNCKCEVVSLIISDIVGDPIEFIASGPTCPDSTTYMDAQKVLEKYNLIEKMPSAVIKLLDEGLQGMISETAKKDNPVFKRVFNFIVANNQIACKAAIEEAEKLGYKTMLLTTSLTGEARDVGRFLVDKALNYYNENFEDIVFVSGGETTVKVKGNGKGGRNQEMVLGGIEVLAGSDMVFACMATDGIDGMSDAAGAIADGYTIDRANKKNLDPKKFLENNNSYEFFRRLGDLLITGSTGTNVMDLHVLVKYNKNK; encoded by the coding sequence ATGTTGTTTAAAAACTATGATCAGATTGTTAGAAACGGTCAAACCCCAGAACTTAGGAGGATAAGAACGGATGTCCTTGATATTTTTACTGCCTCTTTAGATGCTGTTGATCCATATAAAGTGGTTAAATCAAGGTTTGATGGAAAACAGATTATTCTAGATAAAGAAAAAATTGATTTAACTGGTTTTAAAAATATATTTTTGGTTGGTTTTGGTAAAGCTAGTGTTGGTATGGCAAATGCTGTCTGCGACTCATTAAATGTTAAAAAAGGGGTTATTATAACTAATGATAAAAAACATAAAGCCTCGAGTGAATATGTTACTACCTTTGTGGGTGGTCATCCAACACCAAACCAGGATAGTTTAATTGGTACAGAAAAAGTTTTAGAAATCATAGATGGTTGTGATGAAGACGACTTGTTCATAGTTTTGATATCTGGTGGTGGGTCTTCTCTCTTGTGTAAACCAAAAATAAGCCTCAGAGACTTGCAGAAGACAAATGATATGTTGTTGAAATCAGGTGCTAACATAAAGGAAATTAACACGGTACGTAAACATCTTTCTTTTGTAAAAGGTGGACAACTTGTAAAAAACTGTAAATGTGAAGTGGTTTCTCTTATAATATCTGACATCGTTGGTGATCCAATAGAGTTTATTGCATCAGGTCCTACTTGCCCAGATTCTACGACATACATGGATGCTCAGAAGGTTCTAGAGAAATATAATCTGATAGAAAAGATGCCCTCCGCGGTTATAAAACTGTTAGACGAAGGATTACAAGGGATGATATCTGAGACAGCAAAAAAAGATAACCCTGTTTTTAAAAGGGTTTTTAATTTTATTGTCGCAAACAACCAGATTGCATGCAAAGCTGCTATTGAAGAAGCAGAGAAGCTAGGATATAAAACTATGCTGCTGACCACCTCTTTAACTGGGGAGGCAAGAGATGTTGGTAGGTTTTTAGTTGATAAAGCATTAAATTACTACAATGAAAATTTTGAGGATATTGTTTTTGTTTCAGGTGGAGAAACCACGGTTAAAGTTAAGGGAAATGGCAAAGGTGGTAGAAACCAAGAAATGGTTTTAGGGGGCATCGAAGTTTTAGCAGGTTCAGATATGGTTTTTGCATGTATGGCAACAGATGGTATAGATGGAATGAGTGATGCTGCTGGTGCTATAGCAGATGGCTATACAATAGATAGAGCAAATAAAAAAAACCTTGATCCAAAAAAATTTTTAGAAAACAATAATTCTTACGAGTTTTTTAGAAGGTTGGGTGATTTGTTGATCACTGGTTCTACTGGTACAAATGTGATGGATCTACATGTTTTAGTTAAATATAACAAAAATAAATAG